A DNA window from Mycolicibacter hiberniae contains the following coding sequences:
- a CDS encoding AAA family ATPase, producing the protein MRLHRLVLNNYRGVAHREIDFPDQGVVVVCGANEIGKSSMIEALDLLLEAKDRSAKKDVKQVKPTHADVGAEVTAEISTGPYRFVYHKRFHKAPQTQLTILEPRREQLTGDEAHDRVRTMLAETMDTGLWQAQRVLQASATAAVDLSGCDALSRALDVAAGDTATLSGTEPLLIERIEAEYARYFTATGRPTGEWAGAIAALADADAEVARCAELLAEVDDRVHRHATLSEQLARLTAEQAAVDARHGAARAAADTIADLRGRLRDAQLVATAAQATGAATESAQAERRRQRDELEARAAAIGLLDNEIDGAAKAQATAEAEAAAADTAAAGAAQAVLVATERAVCARRVVDQLAVRDETDRLADRLARLDDTEGQLAAVAAELAQIIVTEPMLRRIEEASAACDRSEASLAAISATLELTAAADIELMIGGEHTPLAGGQSWSATVTDGLEVDVPGLLRVCVRPGDSAREAGVKHAAARAELADALASAGVTDLVQARHADQRRRDLQGSRGQLAATLAALRGDDDVEGLRTRLTRLRDQCGEIPAGITSEQARAERDEAEALRAQADADCESLRRAAQEAAARRTEAATRLTLLREKMAAQHIELEAVSQRLAAQRGTVSDDELAATAAANEQALRAAEQRVTELSAQLGAAAPEAIDAELAAAQTAAQDLRARHTETARALHEVEVELAVFGTQGRRGQLDAAQTAREHAAAEHDRVGRRARAAKLLRSTIFRHRDDTRRRYVEPFRAEIQRLGAHVFGSDFEVDIDTDLKICARTLRGRTVPYESLSGGAKEQLGILTRLAGAALVAKEDSVPVVIDDALGFTDPDRLEKMGAVFDAVGSHGQVIVLTCSPERYASVTGAHRIDLTA; encoded by the coding sequence ATGAGACTGCACCGGCTGGTCCTGAACAACTATCGCGGCGTGGCACATCGGGAGATCGACTTTCCCGACCAGGGCGTGGTGGTGGTGTGCGGCGCCAACGAGATCGGCAAGTCCTCGATGATCGAGGCGCTGGACCTGTTGCTGGAGGCCAAGGACCGCTCGGCCAAGAAGGACGTCAAACAGGTCAAGCCCACCCATGCCGACGTGGGGGCCGAAGTCACCGCCGAAATCAGCACCGGTCCTTACCGTTTCGTCTATCACAAGCGGTTCCACAAGGCGCCCCAGACCCAACTGACCATCCTGGAGCCGCGCCGCGAGCAGCTCACCGGCGACGAGGCGCACGACCGGGTACGCACCATGCTGGCCGAGACCATGGACACCGGCCTGTGGCAGGCCCAGCGGGTGCTGCAGGCGTCCGCCACCGCGGCGGTGGACCTGTCGGGCTGCGATGCGCTGTCTCGGGCGCTGGACGTCGCCGCCGGCGACACCGCCACCCTCAGCGGTACCGAGCCGCTGCTCATCGAGCGGATCGAGGCCGAGTACGCCCGCTACTTCACCGCGACCGGGCGTCCCACCGGCGAGTGGGCCGGCGCCATCGCCGCGCTGGCCGATGCCGACGCCGAGGTGGCGCGGTGCGCCGAGCTGCTCGCCGAAGTCGACGACCGGGTGCACCGGCACGCCACGCTGTCCGAGCAGCTGGCCCGGCTGACCGCCGAGCAGGCCGCCGTGGACGCCCGGCACGGCGCGGCGCGGGCGGCCGCCGACACCATCGCCGATTTGCGCGGCCGGCTTCGCGATGCGCAGTTGGTGGCCACCGCGGCCCAAGCGACCGGCGCCGCGACGGAAAGCGCCCAAGCCGAGCGGCGCCGGCAGCGCGACGAACTCGAAGCGCGGGCGGCGGCAATCGGACTGCTGGACAACGAGATCGACGGCGCCGCCAAGGCGCAGGCCACCGCCGAGGCCGAAGCGGCTGCGGCGGACACCGCCGCGGCCGGAGCCGCACAAGCGGTACTGGTCGCCACCGAGCGTGCCGTCTGCGCGCGCCGGGTCGTCGATCAGCTCGCGGTTCGCGACGAGACAGACCGGCTCGCCGACCGACTCGCCCGCCTTGATGACACCGAAGGCCAGCTCGCCGCGGTGGCGGCCGAACTGGCGCAGATCATCGTGACCGAGCCGATGCTGCGCCGGATCGAAGAGGCGTCGGCGGCATGCGATCGCAGTGAGGCGTCACTGGCCGCGATCTCGGCGACTCTGGAACTGACCGCAGCCGCCGACATCGAGCTGATGATCGGCGGCGAGCACACGCCCCTGGCCGGCGGGCAGAGCTGGTCGGCCACCGTCACCGACGGCCTGGAGGTCGATGTGCCCGGCCTGCTGCGGGTGTGTGTCCGCCCGGGGGACAGCGCGCGCGAGGCCGGCGTCAAACATGCTGCGGCACGAGCTGAACTTGCCGATGCCCTGGCGTCGGCAGGCGTGACCGACCTGGTGCAGGCGCGCCACGCCGACCAGCGGCGCCGTGACCTGCAGGGCAGCCGCGGCCAGTTGGCCGCCACCCTGGCCGCGTTGCGCGGTGACGACGACGTCGAGGGGTTGCGCACCCGGCTGACGCGACTGCGCGACCAGTGCGGCGAGATCCCCGCTGGGATCACCTCGGAGCAGGCCCGCGCCGAGCGCGACGAGGCCGAGGCGCTGCGGGCACAGGCTGACGCCGACTGTGAATCCCTGCGCCGAGCCGCCCAGGAAGCTGCGGCGCGGCGCACGGAGGCCGCCACGCGGCTGACGCTGTTGCGGGAAAAGATGGCCGCGCAACACATTGAGCTGGAGGCGGTCAGCCAGCGTCTTGCAGCACAGCGGGGCACGGTCAGCGATGACGAGCTGGCGGCTACCGCCGCCGCCAATGAGCAGGCATTGCGCGCCGCCGAGCAGCGCGTGACCGAGTTGTCCGCACAGTTGGGCGCCGCCGCCCCCGAGGCGATCGACGCCGAACTCGCGGCAGCGCAGACCGCGGCCCAGGACCTGCGTGCCCGGCACACCGAGACCGCCCGTGCGCTGCACGAGGTGGAGGTCGAGCTCGCCGTGTTCGGCACCCAGGGCCGGCGCGGTCAGCTCGACGCGGCGCAGACCGCCCGCGAACACGCTGCGGCCGAACATGATCGGGTCGGCCGCCGAGCGCGGGCCGCCAAACTGCTGCGGTCGACCATCTTCCGCCACCGCGACGACACCCGCCGGCGCTACGTCGAGCCGTTCCGTGCCGAGATTCAGCGGCTGGGCGCGCACGTCTTCGGCTCCGACTTCGAAGTCGACATCGACACCGACCTGAAGATCTGCGCCCGCACCCTGCGGGGCCGAACCGTGCCGTATGAGTCGCTGTCCGGCGGCGCCAAGGAGCAGCTGGGCATCCTGACCCGGCTGGCCGGGGCGGCACTGGTGGCCAAGGAGGACAGCGTCCCGGTGGTAATCGACGACGCGCTCGGCTTCACCGACCCGGATCGCCTGGAGAAGATGGGCGCGGTGTTCGACGCGGTCGGCTCACACGGTCAGGTGATCGTGTTGACGTGCAGCCCAGAGCGCTACGCCAGCGTGACCGGCGCCCACCGCATCGACCTGACCGCCTGA
- a CDS encoding dipeptide ABC transporter ATP-binding protein yields MSALLEVADLAVTFGTGTDAVRAVRGISYHVNAGEVVAMVGESGSGKSAAAMAVMGLLPEYAQVSGSVRLHGTQLIGLGDTAMSKFRGTSIGMVFQDPMSALTPVYTVGDQIAEAIEVHQPQVGRAAARRRAVELLELVGIARPEQRARAFPHELSGGERQRVVIAIAISCDPDLLICDEPTTALDVTVQAQILDVLRTARDATGAGVLIITHDLGVVAEFADRALVMYAGKVVESAPVKVLYSDRRMPYTVGLLGSVPRLDASQGTRLVPIPGAPPSLTAGIEAGCPFAPRCPLAAADCLQAEPALLPVGADHSAACIHTDQVTGRSAADIYRVRTEVATEPTGESPTVLRVRDLVKTYPLTKGLLRRRAGEVRAVSGVSFELRQGRTLAIVGESGSGKSTTLHQVLELAAPQSGSIEVLGSDVATLTRDGRRALRKDLQVVFQDPVASLDPRLPVFDLLAEPLRANGFDKAAIHARVAELLELVGLRRGDALRYPSEFSGGQKQRIGIARALALRPKILALDEPVSALDVSIQAGIINLLLDLQQQFGLSYLFVSHDLSVVKHLAHSVAVMLAGEIVEQGEADQVFGNPQHEYTRQLLAAVPQPVVTS; encoded by the coding sequence ATGAGCGCCCTGCTGGAAGTCGCCGACCTGGCCGTGACATTCGGCACCGGAACAGACGCGGTGCGCGCGGTGCGCGGAATCAGTTACCACGTGAACGCCGGCGAAGTGGTGGCGATGGTCGGCGAATCGGGCTCGGGGAAGTCCGCGGCGGCGATGGCCGTGATGGGACTTCTCCCGGAGTACGCGCAGGTGTCCGGTTCGGTTCGGCTACACGGCACGCAGCTGATCGGGCTGGGCGACACCGCAATGTCGAAGTTTCGCGGCACCTCGATCGGCATGGTGTTCCAGGATCCGATGTCGGCGCTCACCCCGGTGTACACGGTGGGCGACCAGATCGCCGAGGCCATCGAGGTACACCAACCGCAGGTGGGTCGCGCCGCGGCGCGGCGCCGTGCGGTCGAGCTGCTGGAGCTGGTGGGGATCGCCCGCCCGGAGCAGCGGGCGCGGGCGTTTCCGCACGAACTGTCCGGCGGCGAACGCCAGCGCGTGGTGATCGCCATCGCGATCTCCTGCGACCCGGACCTGCTCATCTGCGACGAGCCCACCACCGCCCTGGACGTGACCGTGCAGGCACAGATCCTGGATGTCCTGCGGACGGCTCGAGACGCGACCGGCGCGGGGGTGCTGATCATCACCCACGACCTGGGCGTGGTCGCCGAATTCGCCGACCGGGCACTGGTGATGTACGCCGGGAAGGTGGTGGAGTCTGCGCCGGTGAAGGTTCTCTACTCCGACCGGCGGATGCCGTACACGGTGGGACTGTTGGGTTCGGTGCCGCGCCTCGACGCGTCCCAGGGCACCCGGCTGGTGCCCATCCCCGGAGCGCCACCGTCGTTGACGGCCGGCATCGAGGCGGGTTGTCCGTTCGCCCCGCGCTGCCCCTTGGCCGCCGCCGACTGCCTGCAGGCCGAGCCGGCACTGCTGCCCGTCGGGGCCGACCATTCGGCGGCGTGCATCCACACCGACCAAGTCACCGGGCGCAGCGCCGCCGACATCTACCGGGTGCGCACCGAGGTGGCCACCGAGCCCACCGGCGAATCCCCCACCGTGCTGCGAGTCCGTGATCTGGTCAAGACCTACCCGCTGACCAAGGGGCTGCTGCGGCGCCGGGCCGGCGAGGTACGCGCCGTCTCCGGCGTGAGCTTCGAGTTGCGGCAAGGCCGCACCCTGGCGATCGTCGGCGAATCCGGCTCGGGCAAATCCACCACCTTGCACCAGGTTCTGGAACTGGCCGCGCCGCAGTCCGGTTCGATCGAGGTGCTCGGCAGCGATGTCGCGACGTTGACCCGTGACGGCCGTCGCGCTCTGCGGAAAGACCTGCAGGTGGTGTTCCAAGACCCGGTGGCCTCCCTGGATCCACGCCTGCCGGTGTTCGACCTGCTGGCCGAACCGCTGCGCGCCAATGGTTTCGACAAGGCCGCGATCCATGCCCGGGTGGCCGAGCTGCTGGAGCTGGTGGGGCTGCGCCGCGGCGACGCGCTGCGCTACCCCTCGGAATTCTCCGGCGGGCAGAAGCAGCGGATCGGCATCGCCCGGGCGCTGGCGTTACGACCGAAGATCCTGGCGCTCGACGAGCCGGTGTCGGCTCTCGACGTGTCCATTCAGGCCGGGATCATCAACCTGCTGCTGGATCTGCAGCAGCAATTCGGACTGTCATACCTGTTTGTCTCGCATGACCTCTCGGTGGTCAAGCACCTGGCCCACAGCGTGGCCGTGATGCTCGCCGGGGAGATCGTCGAGCAGGGCGAGGCGGACCAGGTTTTCGGCAACCCGCAGCACGAATACACCCGGCAGCTGCTGGCCGCCGTACCGCAGCCGGTGGTGACCTCATGA
- a CDS encoding ABC transporter family substrate-binding protein produces MTPTLTLRSPRRCARRAPGGRRVNRVVAALWATGLVLSGCSAVDITAPEGTAAVGTASDINPQDPARLRDGGNLRLSMTQFPPNFNPLHIDGNLAENAAMLKATMPRAFIIGPDGSATVDTDYFTSVELTGTNPQVVTYTINPRAVWSDGTPLSWKDIASQIHATSGADSRYAIATTNGAERVASVTRGVDDRQAVMRFAKPYAEWRGMFAGNSMLLPASMTADPETFNKAQLSKPGPSAGPFVLSTLDRTSQRITLTRNPAWWGKRPKLDTITYLVLDEAARMPALQNHTVDATGVATLDQLTIARRTEGISIRRAPTPAWNHFTFNGAPGAILADKALRLAVMRGIDRSTIAKVTQRGLTADPVPLNNHIYVAGQEGYQDNSAVVAYDPDRAARELDELGWRLNGKFREKEGRPLVIRHLFYDASSTRQFAQVAQHNLAQIGVKLQLDAKAGGGFFTDYVNVGDFDIAQFSWVGDAFPLAGLTQISASYGEANFGKIGSPAIDAKIEETLEALDPAVARARANEVDSLLWAEGFSLPLIQTTGNVAVRSSLANFGAPGLADLDYTVIGFMKD; encoded by the coding sequence ATGACCCCCACGTTGACTCTGCGCTCACCACGACGTTGTGCGAGAAGGGCGCCTGGTGGGCGCAGAGTCAATCGGGTGGTAGCCGCACTGTGGGCGACCGGCCTGGTGCTCAGCGGCTGCTCGGCCGTCGACATCACCGCCCCGGAAGGCACCGCCGCCGTCGGCACCGCCAGCGACATCAATCCGCAGGACCCCGCCAGACTGCGCGACGGCGGCAACCTCCGGCTGTCGATGACCCAGTTCCCGCCGAACTTCAACCCGCTGCACATCGACGGAAACCTGGCCGAGAACGCCGCCATGCTCAAGGCCACCATGCCGCGGGCATTCATCATCGGGCCGGACGGCTCGGCGACCGTGGACACCGACTACTTCACCAGCGTGGAGCTGACCGGCACCAACCCCCAGGTAGTCACCTACACCATCAACCCGAGAGCGGTGTGGAGTGATGGGACACCGCTGAGCTGGAAGGACATCGCCAGCCAGATCCATGCCACCAGCGGCGCCGACAGCCGGTACGCGATCGCGACCACCAACGGCGCCGAACGCGTCGCCTCGGTGACCCGCGGCGTCGACGACCGGCAGGCCGTGATGCGCTTCGCCAAGCCCTACGCGGAGTGGCGCGGCATGTTCGCGGGCAACTCGATGCTGTTGCCCGCCAGCATGACCGCCGACCCGGAGACCTTCAACAAGGCCCAGCTGAGCAAGCCGGGCCCCTCAGCCGGACCGTTCGTGCTGTCCACTCTGGACCGCACCAGCCAGCGCATCACCTTGACCCGCAACCCCGCCTGGTGGGGCAAGCGCCCGAAGCTGGACACCATCACCTACCTGGTGCTCGACGAGGCGGCCCGGATGCCGGCGCTGCAGAACCACACCGTCGACGCCACCGGGGTGGCCACCCTGGACCAGCTGACCATCGCGCGGCGCACCGAGGGCATCTCGATCCGCCGTGCCCCCACCCCGGCCTGGAATCACTTCACCTTCAACGGTGCGCCCGGCGCCATCCTGGCCGACAAGGCGCTGCGACTGGCGGTCATGCGCGGTATCGACCGGTCCACGATCGCCAAGGTCACCCAGCGCGGCCTGACCGCAGATCCGGTGCCGCTGAACAATCACATCTATGTCGCCGGCCAAGAGGGTTACCAGGACAACAGTGCGGTGGTGGCCTACGACCCGGACCGCGCCGCGCGCGAACTCGACGAACTGGGCTGGCGGCTGAACGGGAAGTTCCGGGAGAAGGAGGGCCGTCCCCTGGTGATCCGGCACCTGTTCTACGACGCGTCGAGCACCCGGCAGTTCGCCCAAGTCGCTCAACACAATCTGGCCCAGATCGGGGTCAAGCTGCAACTGGACGCCAAGGCCGGGGGCGGCTTCTTCACCGACTACGTCAATGTGGGCGACTTCGACATCGCCCAATTCAGCTGGGTCGGTGACGCATTCCCCCTGGCCGGTCTGACGCAGATCTCCGCCTCCTACGGCGAGGCCAACTTCGGCAAGATCGGCAGCCCGGCCATCGACGCCAAGATCGAGGAGACGCTGGAAGCACTCGACCCGGCGGTGGCTCGTGCCCGGGCCAACGAGGTCGACAGCCTGCTGTGGGCCGAGGGGTTCAGCCTGCCGTTGATCCAGACCACCGGCAATGTCGCGGTGCGCAGTTCCCTGGCGAACTTCGGCGCGCCCGGTCTGGCGGATCTGGACTACACCGTGATCGGGTTCATGAAGGACTGA